A single region of the Nicotiana sylvestris chromosome 6, ASM39365v2, whole genome shotgun sequence genome encodes:
- the LOC104246863 gene encoding F-box/kelch-repeat protein At3g23880-like yields the protein MENYRSLPDALVTKILVRLPVESLARFKCVRKNWYWLITTSSFVREHLNHLEKNPTRLLLHFRDIPSQSSTSLLLPEKILPGVISLHEKPSYLQIPAQLTEIIGPVDGIYFLYKKLSSDNRMALWNPTLREFRPLPPYNIKISMPRGYFRYIFGFGFDPLSQVYKVVYVMIFCNLEEWNNDRVFAAVYSLGKDCWRNLACRFDNRVPSCMENSLCSTCVNGVYYWSTLSSGAIAFQPLLLIRYFNMQNEVFGEIPGPKISCVIDGLITLYKESIALLVRNDTDDFIFAYQIDVWLMSNERSWTKVLNVVPTIPNSCPIGLWGHDKIILYSEDEALVIYDSKTHEITRLLDSKIYGRRWALSYKESLVSIKSKNIRHKQSSIFDLIQEFFKDE from the coding sequence ATGGAGAATTACCGCTCGCTGCCAGATGCTTTGGTAACAAAGATTCTAGTGAGGCTACCTGTGGAATCTCTTGCACGATTCAAATGTGTGCGTAAGAATTGGTACTGGCTTATTACAACTTCTTCTTTTGTTAGAGAACACCTCAATCACTTGGAAAAAAACCCAACCCGTCTTTTATTACACTTTCGCGACATTCCTTCACAATCAAGCACCTCTCTTCTGCTGCCCGAGAAAATATTGCCCGGTGTGATTTCCCTGCATGAAAAGCCTAGTTATTTACAGATACCTGCTCAATTGACTGAGATCATTGGTCCTGTCGATGGTATATATTTCTTGTACAAAAAGTTGAGTTCTGATAATCGTATGGCTCTGTGGAACCCAACTCTAAGAGAGTTTAGGCCACTTCCAccatataacatcaaaatcagcATGCCTCGTGGTTACTTTAGATATATATTTGGCTTTGGGTTTGATCCATTAAGTCAAGTTTACAAAGTGGTTTACGTTATGATTTTTTGTAATCTAGAAGAATGGAACAATGATCGTGTGTTTGCTGCCGTTTACTCTTTAGGCAAAGACTGTTGGAGAAATTTAGCATGCCGCTTTGACAATAGAGTTCCTTCATGCATGGAAAACTCCTTGTGCTCAACCTGTGTTAATGGAGTTTATTACTGGAGTACATTAAGCAGTGGTGCAATTGCTTTTCAACCACTCCTTTTAATTCGATATTTCAACATGCAAAATGAAGTGTTTGGTGAGATTCCAGGGCCTAAAATATCATGTGTCATTGATGGTTTAATTACTCTCTATAAAGAGTCCATTGCCCTGCTAGTGCGCAATGATACCGATGACTTTATTTTTGCATATCAAATTGATGTATGGCTAATGAGCAACGAAAGGTCGTGGACTAAAGTTCTGAATGTGGTACCTACAATACCTAACTCTTGCCCTATTGGTTTATGGGGTCATGATAAGATTATTTTATATTCAGAAGACGAAGCTCTTGTGATCTATGACTCCAAAACCCATGAAATTACACGTCTACTTGATTCTAAAATATATGGTCGCAGATGGGCTTTAAGTTATAAGGAGAGTCTAGTTTCCATCAAAAGCAAAAATATACGCCACAAGCAAAGCAGTATCTTTGATCTCATTCAAGAATTTTTTAAAGATGAATGA